One part of the Granulicella arctica genome encodes these proteins:
- a CDS encoding helix-turn-helix domain-containing protein, with product MPVLQRRLSATPEKFEAIVSNGTIGRRLLNVGEAAQYLGVSVDTLHKWVQLRAIPHVKAGRALRFDLVALNRYIDEHTIGTID from the coding sequence ATGCCGGTACTACAAAGACGCCTCAGCGCAACACCTGAAAAATTCGAGGCAATAGTGTCAAATGGAACTATTGGAAGGCGGCTCCTGAACGTCGGGGAGGCTGCCCAGTACCTGGGCGTAAGCGTGGACACACTCCACAAATGGGTCCAGTTACGGGCGATTCCTCACGTCAAGGCCGGGCGTGCGTTGCGATTCGATCTAGTGGCTCTCAACCGCTATATCGACGAACACACAATCGGAACCATTGACTAA
- a CDS encoding tyrosine-type recombinase/integrase: MSVTKMEEGLYRVRWREGGRARSVLVHGSASLADKVERKKLSIRDENRHLDVKKQINYRMDDLIDRYWDQYGAKKKSADREKSIVEGIRSALGRMFVREVDGMAVQEWYDNLTDVRELAVNTAERHFHVMHHMMRKASTIWTTVTGLDRNPADQVEVEHVDDARKRYLSAEELLRLKVALDERMYRKGTKDINRTNLRLRLLVLIAVATGMRRGEIFRLEWEDILYSEGLIVVRARLKKGKIRLVPMPPELAEEIRRYPAVIGEDRILPPEPGATSGRQRADKSFHELLKRARIRDFRFHDLRHTFASWYMMSGGDLYELSKLLGHSNIKMTERYADLARAHIVKTGSVSRELWSRMEPQSERGGNDVAPKKIGHRA, from the coding sequence ATGTCAGTCACAAAGATGGAAGAGGGCCTGTATAGGGTCCGCTGGAGAGAGGGAGGTCGTGCCCGGAGCGTACTTGTCCATGGCTCAGCCTCACTTGCAGACAAAGTCGAACGCAAGAAGCTTTCCATTCGAGATGAAAACCGGCATCTCGATGTGAAGAAGCAAATCAACTACCGGATGGACGACCTGATTGATCGCTACTGGGATCAGTACGGGGCCAAGAAGAAGTCGGCTGATCGAGAGAAGAGCATTGTCGAAGGCATTCGTTCCGCGTTGGGCCGAATGTTTGTGCGCGAGGTGGATGGGATGGCGGTACAGGAGTGGTACGACAACCTGACGGATGTTCGTGAGTTGGCCGTGAACACTGCGGAGCGTCATTTTCACGTCATGCACCACATGATGAGAAAGGCATCAACTATCTGGACGACAGTGACCGGTCTCGATCGGAATCCTGCCGATCAGGTGGAGGTGGAGCACGTCGATGATGCGAGGAAGCGCTACCTCTCTGCGGAGGAACTTCTCCGACTCAAGGTGGCTCTCGACGAGCGTATGTACCGGAAGGGTACGAAGGACATCAACCGGACGAATCTTCGTCTGCGTCTGCTGGTCCTGATTGCCGTGGCAACCGGCATGCGGCGCGGAGAGATCTTTCGCCTGGAGTGGGAAGACATCCTCTACAGCGAGGGATTGATCGTTGTGCGGGCAAGGCTCAAGAAAGGCAAGATCCGCCTTGTCCCGATGCCACCGGAACTCGCAGAAGAGATCCGGCGGTATCCGGCCGTTATCGGGGAGGACCGCATCCTGCCTCCCGAGCCAGGAGCAACCAGTGGGCGTCAGCGTGCGGACAAGAGTTTCCATGAACTGCTCAAGCGAGCAAGGATTCGAGACTTTCGTTTCCACGATCTACGCCACACCTTTGCTTCCTGGTACATGATGTCGGGCGGTGATCTGTACGAGCTCTCGAAGTTGCTCGGGCACTCCAACATCAAGATGACGGAGCGATATGCCGACCTCGCCAGGGCACACATCGTGAAGACAGGAAGCGTCTCACGCGAGCTCTGGAGCAGGATGGAACCGCAATCAGAAAGGGGAGGGAACGACGTTGCGCCAAAGAAGATAGGACACCGAGCTTGA
- a CDS encoding adenosine deaminase family protein: MRTFFIRFASLTSLLCLGLPALTQTTPQEQRAARAFHEAKASPLELHVFLSRMPKGADLHMHLSGAVYAETFIQDAIADNLCANPVTLSFTKNIGLTSSLPAQPICAEGQVAVATALKDQKLYDGLVDSFSMRGFVPTPGFTGHDQFFATFGRFGNMGDHIGEWLDEVATRAATQNEQYLEIMSSPSSWDVIQVATQIGWPTGPSDPIANPTGDATGASPAELAHLRDQILASPVFRDTLAQDRKEIADASATRNRIERCGQPNAAPACAVQIRFLGQVARAFPPARVFAQTLLYFELASVDPSVVGINFVQPEDAYMSMSEYHRQMLMLDYLHSVYPKVHITLHAGELAPGLVPPAGLSFHIREAVDLAHAERIGHGVDIMQENNPHALLKQLADHHTMIEINLTSNDVILGITEPNHPLPIYRAAHVPVALSTDDEGVSRIDLTNEYTRAALEYNLTYADLKAMARTSLEHSFLTGPSLWQQQDNFTRVIPACATVPLGAEKPTEKCAVFLKSSDKATQQWELEHRYKVFESNLP; encoded by the coding sequence ATGCGTACTTTCTTCATCCGATTTGCCAGCCTGACCTCCCTCCTCTGCCTCGGCCTCCCCGCCCTCACCCAAACGACGCCGCAAGAGCAACGCGCCGCCCGTGCCTTCCATGAAGCGAAGGCCAGCCCACTCGAACTCCACGTCTTCCTCAGCCGCATGCCCAAAGGAGCAGACCTCCACATGCATCTCTCTGGAGCCGTCTACGCCGAAACCTTCATCCAGGACGCCATCGCCGACAACCTCTGCGCCAATCCCGTCACCCTCAGCTTCACCAAGAACATCGGCCTTACCAGCAGCCTTCCAGCCCAACCCATCTGCGCGGAAGGCCAGGTCGCAGTCGCCACCGCGCTCAAGGATCAGAAGCTCTACGACGGCCTCGTCGACTCCTTCTCCATGCGCGGCTTTGTTCCCACCCCCGGCTTCACCGGCCACGATCAGTTCTTCGCCACCTTCGGCCGCTTCGGCAACATGGGCGATCACATCGGCGAGTGGCTCGACGAGGTCGCAACCCGCGCCGCCACCCAGAACGAGCAGTACCTCGAGATCATGAGCAGCCCCAGCTCCTGGGATGTCATTCAGGTCGCCACGCAGATCGGCTGGCCCACCGGTCCCTCCGATCCAATCGCCAACCCAACCGGAGACGCCACCGGTGCCTCCCCCGCCGAACTCGCTCATCTCCGCGATCAGATCCTCGCCAGCCCCGTCTTCCGCGACACCCTCGCCCAGGATCGCAAGGAGATTGCCGATGCCTCTGCCACGCGCAACCGTATCGAACGCTGCGGCCAGCCCAACGCCGCGCCCGCCTGCGCCGTGCAGATCCGTTTCCTCGGACAGGTCGCTCGCGCCTTTCCGCCCGCTCGTGTCTTTGCCCAGACCCTCCTTTACTTTGAGCTGGCCTCCGTCGATCCCAGCGTAGTCGGCATCAACTTCGTCCAGCCCGAAGACGCCTACATGTCCATGTCCGAGTACCACCGCCAGATGCTCATGCTCGACTACCTCCACAGCGTCTACCCCAAGGTCCACATCACTCTCCACGCCGGCGAGCTCGCCCCCGGCCTGGTCCCGCCCGCCGGCCTCAGCTTCCACATCCGCGAGGCCGTCGACCTCGCCCACGCCGAGCGCATCGGACACGGCGTCGACATCATGCAGGAGAACAACCCGCACGCTCTCCTCAAACAACTCGCCGACCATCACACCATGATCGAGATCAACCTCACTTCAAACGACGTCATCCTCGGCATCACCGAGCCCAACCATCCACTGCCCATCTACCGCGCTGCCCACGTTCCCGTCGCCCTCTCTACCGACGACGAAGGCGTCTCTCGCATCGACCTCACCAACGAGTACACCCGCGCTGCCCTCGAGTACAACCTCACCTATGCCGACCTCAAGGCCATGGCCCGTACCTCGCTCGAGCACAGCTTCCTCACCGGCCCCAGCCTCTGGCAGCAGCAGGATAACTTCACCCGCGTCATCCCCGCCTGTGCCACCGTGCCCCTCGGTGCAGAAAAGCCTACTGAAAAATGCGCTGTGTTTCTAAAATCCAGCGACAAAGCCACCCAGCAGTGGGAGCTCGAGCACCGCTACAAAGTCTTCGAATCCAACCTCCCCTAA
- a CDS encoding DUF1684 domain-containing protein — MQKLPQHFLFAILLSLPMAGQTQAPAAPTHSDPTYLTTLQQWRTHRASSLSQPDGWFSLVALEWLKPGDTTIGSAPGNTLHLEHAPARLATFHLDGATVKLVAPSGGFPTGTTLDNKPLQKSTEAPISFDDNHPSELRSGGLLLIVIQRGDRLYLRVKDAASPTRLAFHGLQWFSPDPQYRITARWIPSTTPTTLTVPNVLGQISHEPSPGMAEFTLNGQTIRLYPIVEDEQTLFFIFRDTTSKTSTYGAGRFLYATLPSNGIDHPGTIVLDFNKAQNPPCAYTSYATCPLPPQQNRLPIPILAGERRYHD; from the coding sequence ATGCAAAAACTCCCCCAACACTTTCTCTTCGCCATCCTCCTCAGCCTGCCGATGGCTGGCCAAACCCAAGCTCCGGCTGCCCCGACCCACTCCGATCCCACCTACCTCACAACCCTTCAGCAATGGCGAACCCACCGCGCCAGCAGCCTCTCCCAGCCAGACGGCTGGTTCTCCCTCGTCGCTCTCGAGTGGCTCAAGCCCGGCGACACTACCATCGGATCAGCCCCCGGCAATACCCTCCATCTCGAACACGCTCCCGCTCGCCTCGCCACCTTCCATCTCGACGGCGCCACCGTCAAGCTAGTCGCACCCAGCGGCGGTTTTCCAACAGGCACAACACTCGACAACAAGCCCCTCCAGAAAAGCACCGAAGCCCCCATCTCCTTCGATGACAACCACCCCTCCGAGCTGCGCAGCGGCGGCCTGCTCCTCATCGTCATCCAGCGCGGCGACCGTCTCTATCTCCGTGTCAAAGACGCCGCCTCTCCCACGCGCCTCGCCTTCCACGGCCTCCAGTGGTTCTCCCCCGATCCCCAATACCGCATCACCGCCAGGTGGATCCCCTCCACCACGCCCACTACTCTCACCGTCCCCAACGTCCTCGGACAGATCAGCCATGAGCCCTCTCCCGGCATGGCCGAGTTCACCCTCAACGGCCAGACCATCCGCCTCTATCCCATCGTGGAGGACGAGCAGACTCTCTTCTTCATCTTCCGCGACACCACCAGCAAGACCAGCACCTACGGAGCAGGCCGCTTCCTTTACGCCACCCTGCCCAGCAACGGCATCGACCACCCCGGTACCATCGTCCTCGACTTCAACAAGGCCCAAAATCCCCCGTGCGCCTACACCTCCTACGCCACCTGCCCGCTCCCCCCACAGCAAAATCGCCTCCCCATCCCCATCCTGGCAGGCGAGCGCCGCTACCACGACTAA
- the glgP gene encoding alpha-glucan family phosphorylase yields the protein MILSGTALDSPSPDLSLREVAYFSMEIALSPALPTYSGGLGMLAGDTLRSAADTAAPMVAVSLAHRAGYFRQKLDAVGQQTETDVPWSPEKTLPPASQTVTITMQGRAITIRAWRFDVTGVTGHIIPVFLLDTDVEGNDPYDRRLTDHLYGGDTYYRLCQETILGIGGMTLLHALGCQPDVYHMNEGHAALLALALLEDQLKGAPLNTATEANVAAVRRQCVFTTHTPVPAGHDKFGLDQMVQVLGRDRAAALEATGCLHDNLLNMTYVALRFSRYVNGVAMQHGKVSQLMFPDYKVHAITNGVHAATWLAEPIQQLLDSEIPEWRIDNQYLRSVYGIEPDRIAACHNKGKQRLFDTVAKRTGVQFNPSVLTLGFARRVATYKRASLLLQDPVRLAKIAEKIGGLQILYAGKAHPADNAGKGLIRDVFTEAAHLRSPFLKILYLENYDWDLGAQLTQGVDVWVNTPRRPYEASGTSGMKAALNGVPSLSILDGWWIEGCAESVTGWAIEDAETEAMEAESLYTKLESAIAPLYANPTAWARMQQHCVAMNGTFFNTHRMLRQYFTNAYFPQSASTKGSAVSPILTPDSQPAPVHEHVLV from the coding sequence ATGATCCTTTCCGGAACTGCACTCGATTCTCCCTCTCCTGATCTATCCCTTCGCGAAGTAGCCTACTTTTCCATGGAGATCGCCCTCTCCCCGGCTCTGCCGACCTACTCCGGCGGCCTCGGCATGCTCGCGGGCGATACCCTCCGCTCCGCTGCGGATACCGCCGCCCCGATGGTCGCCGTCTCGCTCGCGCACCGCGCCGGATACTTCCGTCAGAAGCTCGACGCCGTAGGCCAACAGACCGAAACCGATGTCCCCTGGTCTCCCGAGAAGACGCTTCCTCCAGCCAGCCAGACCGTCACCATCACCATGCAGGGCCGCGCAATCACCATCCGCGCCTGGCGCTTCGACGTCACCGGCGTCACCGGCCACATCATCCCCGTCTTCCTGCTCGACACCGACGTCGAGGGCAACGATCCCTACGACCGCCGCCTCACCGACCACCTCTACGGCGGCGACACCTACTACCGCCTCTGCCAGGAGACGATCCTCGGCATCGGCGGCATGACGCTTCTTCACGCCCTCGGCTGTCAGCCCGACGTCTACCACATGAACGAGGGCCACGCCGCCCTGCTCGCGCTCGCCCTCCTCGAAGACCAGCTCAAAGGCGCCCCGCTCAACACCGCGACGGAGGCCAACGTAGCCGCCGTCCGCCGCCAGTGCGTCTTCACCACGCACACCCCGGTTCCCGCCGGTCACGACAAGTTCGGCCTCGATCAAATGGTCCAGGTCCTCGGCCGAGACCGCGCCGCCGCCCTCGAAGCCACCGGCTGCCTCCACGACAACCTCCTCAACATGACCTACGTCGCCCTGCGTTTCTCTCGTTACGTCAACGGAGTCGCCATGCAGCACGGCAAGGTCTCGCAGCTCATGTTCCCCGACTACAAGGTCCACGCCATCACCAACGGCGTGCACGCCGCCACCTGGCTTGCTGAACCCATACAGCAACTCCTCGACTCCGAGATCCCCGAGTGGCGCATCGATAACCAGTACCTCCGCTCCGTCTACGGTATCGAGCCCGACCGCATCGCCGCCTGTCATAACAAGGGCAAGCAGCGCCTCTTCGATACCGTCGCCAAACGCACCGGCGTCCAGTTCAACCCCAGCGTCCTCACCCTCGGCTTCGCCCGTCGTGTCGCCACCTACAAGCGAGCCAGCCTGCTCCTCCAGGATCCCGTCCGCCTGGCAAAGATCGCCGAAAAGATCGGCGGCCTTCAAATCCTCTACGCCGGCAAGGCCCACCCCGCCGACAACGCAGGCAAGGGTCTCATCCGCGACGTCTTCACCGAAGCCGCACACCTCCGTTCGCCCTTCCTCAAGATCCTCTACCTCGAGAACTACGACTGGGATCTCGGCGCACAGCTCACCCAGGGCGTCGACGTTTGGGTCAACACTCCCCGCCGCCCCTACGAAGCATCCGGAACATCCGGCATGAAGGCCGCCCTCAACGGCGTCCCATCGCTCTCCATCCTCGACGGCTGGTGGATCGAGGGCTGCGCCGAGTCCGTCACCGGCTGGGCCATCGAAGACGCCGAGACCGAAGCCATGGAAGCCGAGAGCCTCTACACCAAGCTCGAGAGCGCCATCGCCCCTCTCTACGCGAACCCCACCGCATGGGCGCGCATGCAGCAGCACTGCGTCGCCATGAACGGAACCTTCTTCAACACTCACCGCATGTTGCGTCAGTACTTCACCAACGCCTACTTCCCACAGAGCGCGTCCACCAAAGGCTCCGCAGTCTCCCCAATCCTCACCCCCGACAGCCAGCCCGCTCCCGTTCATGAGCACGTTCTGGTCTAG
- a CDS encoding efflux RND transporter permease subunit → MMNNETPKASMAERMMSGDGVHFSAPFIQRPVATFLLSILVILAGAGAYTLLPVSSLPQVEFPVISVGASLPGADPETMASSVATPLERQFAKIAGVNELTSSSASGAVSITLQFDLNRDVNGAARDVQAAINAARSQLPTNLPSNPTYYKLNPSDSPILILALTSDTLNVPQLYDACDSIISQKIAQVQGVGQAFCGGSAKPAVRIEANPTQLAHYGLGLEALRAAIQTINVNQPKGYFQDANNRWSISATDQLFGAKAYAPLIVATDRGPVSSAAATTGLPASSVVVANNAPAVANTTVGGTAVAGQGVVRIRDVAQVVDSVEDIHTSGVYNGKPAILVLVFKTPEANVIQTVDNVMAMLPRLRQSIPPVVQLHVALDRTLTIHESVKDVTRTLVISILLVILVVFLFLREVRSTLIPSVSVPLSLLGTFGVMYLLGYTLDNLSLMALTISTGFVVDDAIVVIENISRHLENGLSPFEAAMVGSKEIGFTVVSMSTSLIAVFIPILLMGGIVGRLFREFAVTLSVAIMVSLVVSLTTTPMLSAKFLESHDQRKHGWFYRWSGRALDRLTREYEHGLRWVLRHRPLVMTITVLTFVLNVYLYTLVPKGFFPEQDTGRIGGQVQGQQDVSFDTLTKQVHDLAAIVSSDRSVQNTVAFAGGRGNGNSGFMFMALKPDKERKKIGDTAEVILDRLRPKVATVPGVILYLQSFQDLRIGGRSSATEYQYSITSDSLKDLNEWGPKLMAAMEKLPEIKDVATDQQEQGLRAQLTIDRDTASRLGVSPLTIDETLSDAFSQEQVSTTYMPLNQYHVVMEVAPEFQRDPDALKNIYVKSTTGAMVPLTAVTHFEPQRIPLVVNHQSQSPSATLSFNLAPGESLSQATEAIERARFDIGMPSSIHGGFQGTAEAFKRSLSSEPLLIVLALVTVYIVLGMLYESFIHPLTILSTLPSAGVGAILALLLFKVDLSVIAMIGIILLIGIVKKNAIMMIDFALVEERENGLTPEQAIYNACLMRFRPIMMTTVAAMLGGLPLALGTGTGAELRRPLGITIVGGLFVSQALTLFTTPVVYLFFDGLRVRFAKRRVRGVSVAAHVAGD, encoded by the coding sequence ATGATGAATAACGAGACACCCAAAGCGTCGATGGCGGAGCGGATGATGTCGGGTGACGGCGTGCACTTCTCTGCGCCGTTTATCCAGCGGCCTGTGGCTACGTTTTTGCTGTCGATCCTGGTGATTCTGGCGGGTGCGGGGGCGTATACGCTGCTGCCGGTGTCGAGCTTGCCGCAGGTGGAGTTTCCGGTGATCTCGGTGGGAGCGTCGCTGCCGGGCGCTGACCCGGAGACGATGGCCTCGTCGGTTGCTACGCCGCTGGAGCGGCAGTTCGCGAAGATTGCAGGCGTCAACGAGCTGACGTCGTCGTCGGCTTCTGGCGCGGTCTCGATTACGTTGCAGTTCGATCTGAACAGGGATGTGAATGGTGCAGCGCGCGATGTGCAGGCGGCGATCAATGCGGCGCGCAGTCAGCTTCCGACCAATCTGCCGAGCAATCCGACGTATTACAAGCTGAACCCATCGGACTCGCCGATCCTGATTCTTGCGCTGACGTCGGACACGCTGAATGTGCCGCAGTTGTACGACGCGTGCGACAGCATCATCTCGCAGAAGATCGCGCAGGTGCAGGGTGTAGGGCAGGCTTTCTGCGGAGGCAGTGCGAAGCCGGCGGTGCGGATTGAAGCGAATCCGACGCAACTGGCGCACTACGGGCTGGGGCTGGAGGCGCTGCGAGCGGCGATCCAGACGATCAACGTCAACCAACCGAAGGGTTATTTTCAGGATGCGAACAATCGCTGGTCGATCAGCGCGACGGACCAGCTTTTTGGAGCGAAGGCGTATGCTCCGCTGATTGTGGCGACGGACCGTGGGCCGGTCAGTTCGGCGGCGGCTACGACTGGTCTGCCTGCGTCGTCGGTTGTGGTGGCCAATAATGCTCCTGCTGTGGCGAATACTACGGTCGGTGGGACAGCCGTGGCGGGGCAGGGCGTGGTGCGCATCCGCGATGTGGCGCAGGTGGTGGACAGCGTCGAGGACATTCACACCAGCGGTGTCTATAACGGCAAGCCGGCGATCCTGGTGCTGGTCTTCAAGACGCCCGAGGCGAACGTCATCCAGACGGTGGACAACGTGATGGCGATGCTGCCGAGGCTGCGGCAGTCGATCCCGCCGGTGGTTCAGCTGCATGTGGCGCTGGATCGAACGCTCACGATTCATGAGTCGGTGAAGGATGTGACGCGAACGCTGGTGATCTCGATCCTGCTGGTGATTCTGGTGGTCTTCCTGTTTCTGCGCGAGGTGCGGTCGACGCTGATTCCCAGCGTGTCGGTTCCGTTGAGCCTGTTGGGGACCTTTGGGGTGATGTACCTGCTGGGGTATACGCTGGACAACCTGAGCCTGATGGCTCTGACGATCTCGACCGGGTTTGTGGTGGACGATGCGATTGTGGTGATCGAGAACATCAGCCGTCATCTGGAGAACGGGTTGTCTCCGTTTGAGGCGGCGATGGTGGGCTCGAAGGAGATCGGGTTTACGGTGGTGTCGATGAGCACGTCGCTGATTGCGGTGTTCATTCCGATCCTGCTGATGGGTGGCATTGTGGGCAGGCTGTTCCGCGAGTTTGCGGTGACGCTGTCGGTGGCGATCATGGTATCGCTGGTGGTGTCGCTGACGACGACGCCGATGTTGAGCGCGAAGTTTTTGGAGTCGCACGATCAGCGGAAGCATGGGTGGTTCTATCGCTGGAGCGGACGGGCGCTTGACCGGCTGACGCGGGAGTATGAGCACGGGCTGCGCTGGGTGCTACGGCATCGGCCGTTGGTGATGACGATTACGGTGCTGACGTTCGTGCTGAATGTGTACCTGTATACGCTGGTGCCGAAGGGGTTCTTTCCAGAGCAGGATACGGGGCGTATTGGCGGACAGGTGCAGGGGCAGCAGGATGTCTCGTTCGACACGCTGACGAAGCAGGTACATGACCTTGCGGCTATTGTGAGCAGTGACCGGAGTGTCCAGAATACGGTTGCGTTTGCGGGAGGTCGCGGGAACGGCAACTCCGGGTTTATGTTTATGGCGCTGAAGCCGGATAAGGAGCGGAAGAAGATTGGCGATACGGCGGAGGTGATTCTGGATCGCCTGCGTCCGAAGGTGGCTACAGTTCCGGGCGTGATTCTGTACCTGCAATCGTTTCAGGATTTGCGGATCGGTGGAAGGAGTTCGGCGACCGAGTATCAGTATTCGATTACGTCGGACAGCTTGAAGGACCTGAACGAGTGGGGACCGAAGCTGATGGCCGCGATGGAGAAGCTGCCGGAGATCAAGGATGTGGCGACGGACCAGCAGGAGCAGGGGCTGCGCGCGCAACTGACGATCGACCGCGATACGGCGAGCCGGTTGGGAGTGTCGCCGCTGACGATCGATGAGACGCTGTCGGATGCGTTTTCGCAGGAGCAGGTTTCGACGACTTACATGCCGCTGAACCAGTATCACGTGGTGATGGAGGTGGCTCCGGAGTTCCAGCGCGATCCGGATGCGTTGAAGAATATTTATGTGAAGAGCACGACGGGCGCGATGGTGCCGCTGACGGCGGTGACGCACTTTGAGCCGCAGCGGATTCCGCTGGTGGTGAATCATCAGTCGCAGTCGCCGTCGGCTACGTTGTCGTTCAACCTGGCTCCGGGTGAGTCGTTGAGCCAGGCGACGGAGGCGATTGAGCGGGCGCGGTTCGATATTGGGATGCCATCGTCGATCCATGGCGGGTTTCAAGGGACGGCAGAGGCGTTCAAGAGGTCGCTATCGTCGGAGCCGCTGCTGATTGTGCTGGCTCTGGTGACGGTGTATATCGTGCTGGGGATGCTGTATGAGAGCTTTATTCATCCACTGACGATTTTGTCGACGCTGCCTTCGGCTGGGGTGGGCGCAATTCTTGCGCTGCTGCTGTTCAAGGTTGACTTGAGCGTGATTGCGATGATCGGGATCATTCTGCTGATCGGCATCGTGAAGAAGAATGCGATTATGATGATCGATTTTGCGCTGGTGGAGGAGAGGGAGAATGGGCTCACTCCGGAACAGGCGATCTATAACGCTTGCCTGATGCGTTTCCGGCCCATCATGATGACGACGGTGGCGGCGATGCTGGGTGGGTTGCCGCTGGCGCTAGGGACAGGGACCGGCGCGGAGTTGCGGCGACCATTGGGGATCACGATTGTTGGTGGGTTGTTTGTGTCGCAAGCGTTGACGTTGTTTACTACGCCAGTTGTTTATTTGTTCTTTGATGGGTTGCGGGTTCGGTTTGCGAAGAGGCGGGTGCGCGGGGTTTCAGTGGCGGCGCATGTGGCTGGGGATTAA